In Topomyia yanbarensis strain Yona2022 chromosome 2, ASM3024719v1, whole genome shotgun sequence, one DNA window encodes the following:
- the LOC131686174 gene encoding reticulon-1-A-like isoform X5, whose translation MVSLEDLKLLREIEFNKEGMESLIYWRDVKKSAIVFGSGLTILLAMSLFSLISVFSYISLLVLFGTVSFRIYKNVLQAVQKTSEGHPFKEYLDFDLTLSQEKVQQLTTVAVAHANALLSELRRLFLVEDLVDSIKFGVVLYCLTYVGAIFNGMTCVIIAFVALFTLPKVYENNKQSIDAYLELVRSKILEITEKLKAAVPLGKKAESDKEK comes from the exons TGGAATCCCTGATCTACTGGCGCGATGTTAAGAAATCAGCAATCGTGTTCGGCAGTGGCCTAACAATCCTGCTCGCCATGTCGCTATTTTCGCTGATTAGCGTTTTCTCGTACATTTCGCTGCTGGTCCTGTTCGGAACCGTTTCGTTCCGAATCTACAAGAACGTGCTCCAGGCCGTACAAAAGACCTCCGAAGGACACCCGTTCAA GGAATACCTGGACTTTGATTTGACCCTATCGCAGGAGAAAGTACAGCAACTGACCACGGTTGCTGTAGCGCATGCCAACGCCCTGCTGTCGGAGTTACGCCGTCTGTTCCTGGTGGAAGATCTAGTCGATTCTATCAAGTTTGGCGTTGTCCTCTACTGCTTAACCTATGTCGGTGCCATTTTCAACGGAATGACGTGTGTCATCATTG CATTCGTTGCACTATTCACCTTGCCAAAGGTCTACGAAAATAACAAGCAGTCGATTGACGCTTACTTGGAACTGGTCAGAAGCAAAATTCTGGAAATCACCGAAAA ATTAAAAGCGGCCGTTCCTCTGGGAAAGAAAGCCGAATCCGATAAGGAGAAATAA